A genomic region of Alicyclobacillus sp. SO9 contains the following coding sequences:
- a CDS encoding LrgB family protein produces the protein MAVFGIIVTLAVFLLSRLVYKRWSVVILSPILTSLLAMIAILVSLHVSYKEYWVSAKWLKFMLQPATVAFAIPLYKYFPVLRRNAVPLLTSIILGGITAVTTSVLFADLFHLQGLAASLAPRSITTPLAMDTSAAIGGNPVLTAVFVIVTALVGIMTGPLLIRRLKLRSKFAQGALMGTGAHAIGTSRAFEMGQLEGTIASIALIINGVSTVVLAPLLMHWM, from the coding sequence CATAGTTACACTTGCCGTCTTTCTTCTCTCGCGTCTTGTGTACAAGCGATGGAGTGTGGTAATCCTGTCACCAATTCTGACAAGTTTGTTGGCCATGATAGCAATCTTGGTGAGCCTTCATGTGTCCTATAAAGAATACTGGGTCAGCGCTAAGTGGCTTAAATTCATGCTGCAACCGGCCACGGTGGCCTTTGCCATTCCTCTCTACAAGTACTTTCCCGTGTTACGACGTAATGCTGTACCGCTTCTGACCAGCATTATTCTCGGCGGTATCACAGCCGTCACGACCTCTGTTCTGTTTGCAGACCTGTTCCATCTGCAGGGTCTTGCTGCCAGTTTGGCACCGAGGTCGATTACGACCCCACTGGCAATGGACACATCCGCTGCGATTGGCGGAAATCCGGTACTGACAGCCGTCTTTGTAATTGTTACTGCCCTGGTTGGTATCATGACAGGGCCGCTGCTGATTCGAAGGTTAAAGCTGCGAAGCAAGTTTGCGCAAGGTGCATTAATGGGGACTGGAGCTCACGCAATTGGCACCTCAAGGGCATTTGAAATGGGGCAGTTAGAAGGAACGATTGCCAGCATTGCACTGATTATAAACGGTGTCTCTACCGTTGTATTGGCACCTCTTTTGATGCACTGGATGTAA